One Huiozyma naganishii CBS 8797 chromosome 4, complete genome genomic region harbors:
- the PDR1 gene encoding drug-responsive transcription factor PDR1 (similar to Saccharomyces cerevisiae PDR3 (YBL005W) and PDR1 (YGL013C); ancestral locus Anc_4.113) has translation MTAGAGVNNSTGQLDMHVQTAGKINKPRNKVRRACNNCRKRKIKCTGLHPCASCEAYGCPCIFSPRGKGGNIVEMAASNNTNNCSSSSSNSSSSSGSGANGHPEVLPTPCSDSAVSHTSDHVESLPNITATNDYSTNKNGVYEDNSELETELLELEAALKQLESIRNPSDNILTAIESIQAQIDEVSLNWQPKINGDLFKQINQNASVPSEQHASIESLMLKNKYTDVVALTKYAIWSNNNPPANTNCTTSTTASGKNKTQYPLIDEFFGLYSAFEAFSFHGIGFCCKAFLNQDKSNVGITKDIKESLYITLRFFDMCFAHFKGNIVCIANPLESYLHGKRIPMPTTPSATTTPTTESPGSHTSGKINQNTNTKLMASVLIKMLPQPFVQSCTGKGNKDLLDIMYDDSAMFTVLLQMYESLKRATELFMMDVTDESVTVEITNGHVHKLLNLLDTEQLLMALTYSYYNSTINHYFNPETSLQYMDLLLSLMANQRWAHDKFGFGKVLSVAVQRAVMMGLSRWEYYVGIDESLAEKKRSKWWQLYCYEKDKCINSGLPSSINDALMTCMLPKCFRKVGFVDNKDFLNRVCTLTDRTCFDKLSLSDLIFYGDCALAQIYSGFERKVLFREEFTSIRNAALPPAIKKRRFAHVVSQFNETNRKFEAVQHHLSKLFEVARDPKKFQNFLSRDDIVRSLKFCLQYEYFLSIFLSTASNISSRFSTFTYDTQDVSDLVKKNLPAIHASWRRMTNTLLSFGDAYSMSKGFFRYCAVSVVVTSNIGCLMETLTAEDVTIILKVFKKMSKYSILTNNEQFNQVSESSLFKEYTRHMSFIAMMSRIFILKYTKRFNMTVEEFTGQLQVKEPQLIACTRDILDTKSQVYKYLLTPVQQSGFHISVRKLLKDLGVVGQQCEENEKGTPMAKMMDGCGMKNEGSVLSRSNSVFSTLRRNSPERVPHMGQSVNHPFTPNSNSASNVSVTSRNPNMGPPPDFMDLNGPDMEFPAYNLGTLDEFVKNSDLNDLYEALWSNLYPDQP, from the coding sequence ATGACTGCTGGAGCTGGTGTGAACAACTCAACAGGGCAGCTCGATATGCATGTGCAAACCGCAGGTAAGATTAACAAACCGCGGAATAAAGTACGCAGAGCGTGCAACAACTgcagaaagaggaagatcAAGTGTACAGGGCTACATCCCTGTGCGTCATGCGAGGCTTATGGATGCCCCTGTATCTTCAGCCCAAGGGGGAAGGGCGGTAACATCGTGGAGATGGCAGCTAGCAATAATACTAATAATtgtagcagcagcagcagtaatagcagtagtagcagtGGCAGCGGGGCAAATGGACATCCGGAAGTGCTACCGACACCGTGCTCCGATTCAGCGGTAAGCCACACGTCTGATCACGTTGAGTCGCTCCCCAACATAACAGCGACAAATGACTACAGCACGAACAAGAACGGTGTCTACGAGGATAATTCAGAACTGGAAACGGAGTTGCTAGAGTTGGAGGCAGCGCTGAAACAGCTAGAGTCGATACGAAACCCTTCGGACAATATACTAACGGCTATTGAAAGTATTCAAGCGCAGATCGATGAGGTCTCGCTGAACTGGCAACCCAAGATTAACGGGGACTTGTTTAAACAGATCAACCAGAACGCCAGTGTGCCCTCGGAGCAACACGCCTCTATCGAGTCCCTCATGTTGAAAAACAAATACACAGACGTCGTGGCTCTCACAAAGTACGCCATTTGGTCCAATAATAACCCACCGGCAAATACAAATTGTACAACGAGTACTACCGCATCGGGCAAGAATAAGACACAGTACCCTCTCATAGACGAGTTTTTCGGTCTGTACTCAGCATTCGAAGCATTCTCGTTCCATGGGATTGGGTTCTGCTGTAAGGCGTTCCTGAATCAGGACAAATCAAACGTGGGGATCACAAAGGATATCAAGGAAAGCTTGTACATCACGCTGAGATTCTTCGACATGTGCTTCGCCCACTTCAAGGGGAATATCGTATGCATAGCGAACCCGCTAGAAAGCTACCTCCACGGTAAAAGGATACCGATGCCGACAACACCTTCAGCTACCACTACACCAACCACCGAATCTCCGGGGAGCCACACAAGTGGGAAGATCAACCAGAACACGAACACAAAACTGATGGCGTCCGTGTTGATCAAAATGCTGCCGCAACCATTTGTACAATCCTGTACGGGGAAGGGCAACAAAGATCTGCTGGATATAATGTACGACGACTCAGCAATGTTCACCGTGCTGTTACAAATGTACGAGTCCCTGAAGAGAGCCACCGAACTATTCATGATGGACGTCACGGACGAATCGGTAACTGTGGAGATCACAAACGGGCATGTCCATAAATTGCTAAACTTACTCGACACAGAGCAACTCCTGATGGCATTGACGTACTCATATTATAACTCAACAATCAACCACTACTTCAACCCAGAGACGTCACTACAGTACATGGACTTGCTGCTGTCTCTCATGGCGAACCAAAGGTGGGCACATGATAAGTTCGGTTTCGGGAAGGTGCTCTCAGTGGCCGTGCAAAGGGCAGTGATGATGGGGTTGTCCCGCTGGGAGTATTACGTTGGGATAGACGAGTCGCTCgcggaaaagaaaaggtCCAAGTGGTGGCAATTGTACTGTTACGAGAAGGACAAATGCATAAACAGCGGGCTACCCTCATCCATCAACGACGCACTGATGACGTGTATGTTGCCCAAGTGTTTCAGGAAAGTAGGTTTCGTCGATAACAAGGACTTTCTCAACAGAGTCTGCACACTGACGGATCGCACGTGCTTCGACAAACTGTCACTGTCAGATTTAATATTTTACGGGGACTGTGCCCTGGCGCAAATATACTCCGGGTTCGAAAGGAAGGTTCTGTTTAGGGAGGAGTTCACTTCGATAAGAAACGCTGCTCTTCCACCGGCAATCAAGAAACGTAGATTCGCGCATGTCGTGTCTCAATTCAATGAGACGAACAGAAAGTTTGAAGCCGTACAGCACCATCTATCGAAGCTATTCGAGGTGGCAAGGGACCCCAAGAAAttccaaaactttctcTCCAGGGACGATATAGTTAGGTCACTCAAATTCTGCCTGCAATACGAGTATTTCCTCTCCATATTCCTGAGCACAGCTTCGAACATCAGCTCACGGTTTTCCACTTTCACCTATGACACACAAGACGTATCGGACttggtgaagaagaacctgCCCGCGATCCACGCTTCGTGGAGAAGGATGACAAACACGTTGCTGTCCTTTGGTGATGCTTATAGTATGTCCAAGGGGTTTTTCCGCTACTGTGCAGTAAGTGTCGTGGTAACGAGCAATATTGGGTGTTTGATGGAAACACTAACTGCGGAGGATGTGACGATTATTctgaaagtgttcaaaaAGATGAGCAAATACAGCATTCTGACCAACAACGAGCAATTTAACCAAGTTTCTGAAAgctctttgttcaaagaatatACAAGGCACATGTCGTTCATCGCCATGATGTCCAGAATAttcattttgaaatatacAAAGAGGTTCAACATGACGGTCGAGGAATTCACTGGACAATTACAGGTAAAGGAGCCGCAGCTGATTGCGTGCACAAGAGATATCCTGGATACGAAGTCACAGGTCTACAAGTATCTTTTGACGCCGGTGCAGCAATCAGGGTTCCACATTAGCGTCAGGAAGCTCCTCAAGGACCTTGGTGTCGTTGGACAGCAAtgtgaagaaaatgagaaGGGTACGCCGATGGCAAAGATGATGGACGGTTGCGGGATGAAAAATGAAGGCAGTGTCCTATCTCGTTCCAATTCCGTTTTTAGCACATTACGGCGTAACAGCCCTGAAAGGGTGCCTCATATGGGACAGTCGGTAAATCATCCATTCACTCCTAACTCAAATTCTGCAAGCAATGTCTCTGTGACCAGCAGAAACCCAAATATGGGGCCCCCTCCTGATTTTATGGATCTCAATGGCCCAGACATGGAATTTCCAGCTTATAATTTAGGGACGTTGGATGAATTTGTTAAAAATAGCGACTTAAACGACCTCTACGAGGCGCTATGGAGTAACTTGTACCCTGATCAACCTTAG
- the PUF4 gene encoding Puf4p (similar to Saccharomyces cerevisiae PUF4 (YGL014W); ancestral locus Anc_4.114) gives MTEQTNPNITSALGIDPTVSDKLTAALDQLQLDVIDETKPNEIVPQNKEINGTALPSQQMLPQSVPPPMMDMNFSYSQIMPMPHQGGYYPVPKFPDANLQLKNMNGPMLFSNGIDISGIPSIPPNTSPMGGAPIFPVDNAPFNPLNVPMPPLPPPPAPALNNTVWPATGPVGPINAIDEGSVLDDSVPLQNGPGAAMIGSRRQTFHAISTKDLIAKASELAQSNDKNNLLPNTNTIGGSTALGASSNVGFKTRTQSSSMSKGDRSNLVFLPPKNSIKLTGISNEAVANDKENGKDISAPSTYAAAYPYGGPLVQNTPISVDGGNPYGGMPNHFPGNYDFGSPFQPFNPTVGVPNSPIHPHSPVPPMIPSPLHMGPVPDMRNGPVAPAPELGGVGDGGVRDMPPPQHFQLMQQGSSPPPWIYGNPAFNPMMPSPHGPHSHHTHNRMHMPGAGGNGKNYGRSNYNRGGYMRGGKGKPRNADTNYYGQDHRSKLEDGSRYVDATLEEYIGSIYTLCKDQHGCRFLQKQLDIMGKEAADVIFEETKEHTVELMTDSFGNYLVQKLIERVTIEQRTELSMIASPHFVSIAKNPHGTRALQKLIECVSSPEEAQIIISTLKDCVVVLSKDLNGNHVIQKCLERLQPPDFQFIFDATCKECSSIATHRHGCCVLQRCLDFGTKAQFQSLCNVLLSNIDKLTLDPFGNYVVQYIVTKETERKDYDYTFKIANSLKAKMGELSVHKFGSNVIEKLLRTPVVCEALIQELLNDDSGKEIELLLNDSYGNYVLQTTLDVSHKRNKYMYDRLNAIISPLLVGPIKNTPHGKRIAGMLRFPK, from the coding sequence ATGACTGAACAAACCAATCCAAATATAACCAGTGCGTTGGGGATAGATCCTACCGTCAGCGACAAGTTGACTGCAGCCTTGGACCAATTGCAGCTAGACGTTATTGACGAGACTAAGCCCAATGAAATAGTACCACAGAACAAGGAAATCAATGGTACAGCTTTACCAAGCCAGCAGATGTTACCACAATCTGTTCCACCCCCAATGATGGATATGAACTTCTCTTATTCTCAGATAATGCCAATGCCACATCAAGGTGGATACTATCCTGTCCCTAAATTCCCAGACGCAaatttgcaattgaagaatatgAATGGTCCAATGTTGTTCTCCAACGGGATTGATATATCTGGTATTCCAAGTATTCCACCAAACACCTCACCAATGGGAGGCGCTCCAATATTTCCCGTCGACAATGCTCCCTTCAATCCACTGAACGTACCTATGCCACCTCTACCGCCCCCTCCTGCCCCTGCTTTAAACAATACTGTTTGGCCTGCAACTGGCCCTGTAGGCCCGATTAACGCAATTGATGAGGGCAGCGTTTTAGATGATTCTGTACCATTGCAAAATGGTCCAGGTGCGGCGATGATCGGCTCAAGAAGACAAACCTTCCATGCCATATCCACAAAAGATTTAATTGCGAAGGCATCAGAATTGGCCCAATCAAATGACAAGAATAATCTTCTACCCAACACGAACACCATCGGAGGCTCAACTGCGCTCGGAGCATCCTCTAATGTGGGTTTTAAAACCAGAACCCAGTCTTCTTCAATGTCAAAGGGCGATCGCAGCAACTTAGTTTTTTTACCACCCAAGAACTCTATTAAATTAACAGGTATCTCTAATGAGGCTGTCGCCAACGATAAGGAAAACGGTAAAGACATTAGCGCACCAAGCACTTATGCTGCAGCTTACCCTTATGGTGGCCCTTTGGTACAAAACACCCCGATATCAGTAGATGGTGGTAATCCATATGGCGGAATGCCTAATCATTTCCCGGGCAATTATGATTTTGGCTCCCCATTTCAACCTTTTAATCCCACCGTAGGTGTTCCCAACAGCCCAATACACCCACATTCTCCTGTTCCACCCATGATTCCATCACCCCTTCACATGGGCCCAGTTCCGGACATGCGTAATGGTCCCGTTGCACCTGCACCAGAActtggtggtgttggtgaTGGTGGCGTCAGGGATATGCCCCCACCACAACATTTTCAACTCATGCAACAAGGCAGTAGTCCACCCCCTTGGATCTACGGCAATCCGGCATTCAATCCGATGATGCCTTCTCCGCATGGACCTCATTCCCATCATACACACAACCGTATGCACATGCCTGGCGCTGGCGGGAATGGCAAAAACTACGGACGCTCTAATTACAATAGAGGCGGGTATATGAGAGGTGGCAAGGGTAAACCTAGAAATGCGGACACCAATTATTACGGTCAAGACCACAGATCCAAACTAGAAGACGGATCTCGTTATGTTGATGCTACACTAGAGGAGTACATTGGCAGCATTTATACATTGTGCAAGGACCAGCATGGATGCCGctttttgcagaaacaaTTGGACATTATGGGTAAAGAGGCCGCGGACGttatatttgaagaaactaaGGAGCATACCGTCGAACTAATGACCGACTCTTTTGGAAACTATCTTGTACAGAAGTTGATTGAAAGAGTTACAATTGAACAGAGGACAGAGCTTTCGATGATTGCATCTCCACATTTCGTATCTATCGCGAAAAACCCACATGGGACAAGGGCActgcagaaactgattGAGTgcgtttcttctcctgAGGAGGCGCAGATCATCATTTCCACATTGAAAGACTGTGTTGTTGTGCTGAGTAAGGATTTAAATGGGAACCATGTTATTCAAAAGTGTCTAGAAAGACTACAACCTCCGGACTTCCAGTTCATTTTTGATGCTACCTGTAAGGAATGTTCGAGTATTGCTACCCACAGACATGGGTGTTGTGTGTTACAACGCTGCCTCGATTTCGGTACCAAAGCACAGTTTCAATCATTGTGTAATGTGTTGCTTTCTAATATCGACAAGCTCACTTTGGATCCGTTTGGCAACTACGTTGTTCAATACATTGTAACAAAGGAGACGGAAAGGAAAGATTACGATTACACCTTCAAAATTGccaactctttgaaagcTAAGATGGGGGAATTATCTGTCCACAAATTTGGTTCTAATGTTATCGAAAAGTTGTTGAGAACACCAGTTGTCTGTGAAGCTTTAATCCAAGAACTGTTGAATGACGACAGcggaaaagaaattgaacttTTATTGAATGACAGTTATGGGAACTACGTTTTGCAAACTACGCTGGATGTAAGCCACAAACGGAACAAATACATGTACGACAGACTAAATGCCATAATTTCACCATTATTGGTGGGCCCCATTAAAAACACACCACATGGGAAGAGGATTGCTGGAATGTTGAGATTCCCTAAATAG